The Oscillospiraceae bacterium genome contains the following window.
GCAGAGCGTGGCTTCCAGAATGAGCCGCAACGTTGTAAGAACTGCCGCGACGCTCGTAAAAACGCGCCGCGCGTTCGTGAATTCTTCTCGGCAACTTGCGCCGCTTGCGGCGGTGAGGCAAAAGTGCCTTTCGAGCCCAAGACCGATCGTCCCGTTTATTGCAGCGACTGCTTCTCGCGTACACGCGAAGAAGGCAGCTACTAAGATTTAACGCGACAATACTCCCCCGAATGCTTTGCGTTTGGGGGAGTATTTTGTTGGTGTTGTGGAGAAGAGTCACCATCC
Protein-coding sequences here:
- a CDS encoding zinc-ribbon domain containing protein, with the translated sequence MYEDKTLKCKDCDEDFIFTAGEQEFYAERGFQNEPQRCKNCRDARKNAPRVREFFSATCAACGGEAKVPFEPKTDRPVYCSDCFSRTREEGSY